Part of the Desulfolutivibrio sulfoxidireducens genome is shown below.
GCCCTGGCCGGGTTCGGGGTCAAGGCCGGCGTCTTTCCCCTGCACGTGTGGCTGCCCGAGGCCCATCCGGCCGCGCCCAGCCACGTCTCGGCCTTCATGTCCGGGGCCCTGATCAAGGCCGGCCTCTACGGCATCCTGCGCTGCCTGACCCTGCTTGGGCCGCTTGCCCCATGGATGGGCCAGACGCTCATCGTCCTTGGCCTGATCACGGGCATCCTGGGGCTTTTGACCGGCATCGGACAGGGTGAGATCAAACGTTTCCTGGCCTTCTCCAGCATCGAGAACATCGGCATCATGATCCTGGGCCTGGGCCTCGGGGTCCTGGCCGCGTCCACGGGCCATCCCGGCGCGGCCCTGCTGGCCTTTTCCGGCATGCTCCTGCACGTCATAAACCACGCCCTGCTCAAGGGCCTGCTCTTTTTCTCGGCCGGCTCCGTGCTGCACGCCGTGGGCCACGGATTCATGGAGCGCCTGGGCGGGCTCTCCAAACGCATGCCCATAACCGCCCTGGCCTTCACCCTGGCCGGCATGGCCATCTCCGGGCTGCCGCCGGGAAACGCCTTTTTCGGGGAACTGCTCATCTACGTGGGCGCGGGGCTCGCGGCCATGGACCTGCCCTTTCCCACAGCCGGGTACGCCTGGGCCGGCGTGGCCGGATTGGCCTTTCTCGGCGGGCTGTCGGTCATCGGCTTCACCCGGGCCGCCGGCATGGTCTTTTCCGGCGAGCCGCGCACGGACGACGCGAAAAACGCCCACGACCCAAATGTATCCATGCGCGCGGCCATGGTCCTTCTGGCCCTGGCCGCCCTGGGCGCGGCCCTGGCCTCCCCGGTCCTTTTCCGTGCCCTGCTTCCGGCCGTGCGTCCGCTTCTGGCCGGGCAGTCCCCGGATATGCCCGCCCCGGCCTCCTTCACCGTGGACCCCGAAGGCCTGCTCGAAACCGCCGTGTGGATCGCGGCCGGCGCGGCCCTCCTGGCCCTGGTCCTGGCCTTTTTGCGCGCGCGTCTCCTGTCCGGGCGCGGCGTGCGCGCGCACGGCACCTGGGACTGCGGCTACATAAAGCCCACGGCCCGCATGCAATACACGGCCTCGTCCTATGCCGAGCCCATGACCGCGCTCTTTCGCCGGCTTGTGGGCGAAAAACGCCGGGTACGGCCCCCGGAAGGTCTTTTCCCCGCAAGCGGTTCGGCCGGTTTCGCCTCCACGACCCCGGACCGGATCAAGGACGGCCTTTTCGTGCCCCTTTTTAACGCCGTGGGTTCGGCCTGCGACGCGGTCAAGGGCTTCCAGCACGGCAACCTGAATCTGTACATCCTTTACGTGCTGGCTACCCTGGTGGTCCTTTTGGCCGTCAGCCTGGGGTTTTTCGCATGACCGCGTCCGCCCTGTCCGTGATCCTGGCCCTTGTGCTGGCCCCCCTGGCCCTGGGCATCATCAACCGGGTCAAGGCCGTGTTCGGCGGCCGCCGGGGCAAGCCCCTGGCGCAGACCTACCTGGACATCATCAAATGCCTGGGCAAGGGCGCGACCATAAGCCGCACCACCACGTGGCTTTTTCAGGCCGGACCGGCCGTCAACCTGGCGGCCACGGCCGCGGCCCTTTTGTTCGTGCCCCTTGGGAACCTGCCGGCCGTGATCTCCTTTCCCGGAGACATCTTCGTCTTCGCCTATCTCCTGGCCATGGGCCGTTTTTTCACGATCATGGCCGCCCTGGACACCGGATCGAGCTTCGAGGGCATGGGCGCCTCCCGGGAGGCGGTCTATTCCTGCCTGGCCGAACCCATGCTGTTTCTGGCCCTTTTGTCCCTGGCCCGCTATTCGGACAGCCTGTCGCTTTCGGGCATGCTCACGGCCGTGTCCTCGGGATCGTGGGTGTCCGGCGCACCGGTTCTGGCCCTGGTCACGGTGTCGCTTTTTCTGCTACTTCTTTCCGAAAACTGCCGGGTACCCTTCGACGACCCGAACACCCACCTGGAACTGACCATGATCCACGAGGTCATGGTCCTGGACCACAGCGGCCCGGATCTGGCCTTCATCCAGTACGCCCAGTCCCTCAAGCTCTGGATTTTCGCGGCCATCACCGCAAGCCTGCTTCTGCCCGCCGCGTCCGCGTCCCCGCCCCGGGAGGCGATCTGGGGCCTTGCGGGGATTTTTCTGGCCGCCGTGGCCGTGGGCGTGACCGAATCGATCATGGCCCGGCTGCGCCTGACCCGGGTGCCGCCGCTTCTGGCGGCGGCCGGGGCCTTCGCCGCCCTGGCGCTCATTTTGGTGGGGAATTGATGGACGAGTTGGCCCGGGGAGTGAGAAGCCTCCGGCGGCCAAAGGGGGCGGGCTCCCTTTGGAATCCCCTGACGGATCCCCGGAAGGTACGGATTTTTCACCCGGAATCGGCTGGCGACAGGGAGGAAATATAGGAAATGGACGCGCTCTTCCTGGCCCACGCGGCGGTGGTGCCGGTCATCCTGATCGACCTGGCCCTCCTGGCCTCGAGCC
Proteins encoded:
- a CDS encoding respiratory chain complex I subunit 1 family protein; this translates as MTASALSVILALVLAPLALGIINRVKAVFGGRRGKPLAQTYLDIIKCLGKGATISRTTTWLFQAGPAVNLAATAAALLFVPLGNLPAVISFPGDIFVFAYLLAMGRFFTIMAALDTGSSFEGMGASREAVYSCLAEPMLFLALLSLARYSDSLSLSGMLTAVSSGSWVSGAPVLALVTVSLFLLLLSENCRVPFDDPNTHLELTMIHEVMVLDHSGPDLAFIQYAQSLKLWIFAAITASLLLPAASASPPREAIWGLAGIFLAAVAVGVTESIMARLRLTRVPPLLAAAGAFAALALILVGN
- a CDS encoding proton-conducting transporter membrane subunit — its product is MTLFLAALFALLASGLAALVLGRGRAANLVGPLGCLVGCALGLFAAVSALFAPAPPALRLPWSVPYGAISLTIDPLSALFLLPAFALGAAAALYGRGYLADLAGKRNLGAHWFFYCLMVLGMALAVCATNAVFFLVSWEIMSLSPFFLICLHHEDDTVRAAGRTYLIAAHLGTAFLMAFFLILGNLAGSMEFSAMARIAPETVGPFVPALFCLALAGFGVKAGVFPLHVWLPEAHPAAPSHVSAFMSGALIKAGLYGILRCLTLLGPLAPWMGQTLIVLGLITGILGLLTGIGQGEIKRFLAFSSIENIGIMILGLGLGVLAASTGHPGAALLAFSGMLLHVINHALLKGLLFFSAGSVLHAVGHGFMERLGGLSKRMPITALAFTLAGMAISGLPPGNAFFGELLIYVGAGLAAMDLPFPTAGYAWAGVAGLAFLGGLSVIGFTRAAGMVFSGEPRTDDAKNAHDPNVSMRAAMVLLALAALGAALASPVLFRALLPAVRPLLAGQSPDMPAPASFTVDPEGLLETAVWIAAGAALLALVLAFLRARLLSGRGVRAHGTWDCGYIKPTARMQYTASSYAEPMTALFRRLVGEKRRVRPPEGLFPASGSAGFASTTPDRIKDGLFVPLFNAVGSACDAVKGFQHGNLNLYILYVLATLVVLLAVSLGFFA